Proteins encoded by one window of Paenibacillus urinalis:
- a CDS encoding mismatch-specific DNA-glycosylase, translated as MEAILDHLEPGLQVVFIGFNPSIRSGETGHHYANPRNNFYRILYQAGLTPRLYQAEEDQDLLKLGYGFTNIVARPTKGIEDITKEEYAEGRILLKNKLEQYRPEVACFVGKGVYAQYSKRSKADWGFQSEPYLKGMHEFVAPSSSGLVRMPMAEIIDIYKQLSDYVHSERS; from the coding sequence ATGGAGGCAATTCTAGATCATTTGGAGCCAGGGCTCCAAGTCGTATTTATCGGGTTTAATCCAAGCATACGTTCAGGGGAAACGGGTCATCATTATGCCAATCCAAGGAACAATTTTTACCGGATACTATATCAGGCAGGTCTGACTCCTCGTCTGTATCAAGCAGAGGAAGATCAGGATTTACTGAAGCTGGGCTACGGGTTCACCAATATCGTCGCAAGACCGACGAAAGGTATTGAAGATATTACGAAAGAGGAGTATGCGGAAGGCAGGATCCTGCTGAAGAATAAGCTGGAACAGTATAGACCAGAAGTCGCCTGCTTCGTTGGCAAGGGTGTATATGCCCAGTATTCCAAAAGATCAAAAGCCGATTGGGGTTTCCAATCTGAACCTTATCTAAAAGGAATGCATGAATTTGTGGCACCGTCCTCCAGCGGGCTGGTTCGAATGCCAATGGCGGAAATTATCGATATCTACAAGCAGTTAAGTGACTATGTGCATAGTGAACGAAGCTAA
- a CDS encoding SDR family oxidoreductase — translation MKALFIGGTGTISSAITRQLLEQGCELYLLNRGNRNESFAAGATVLQGDINDEEQVAGLIQDLQFDVVADFIAFHPAHVERDYRLFKDKTKQYMFISSASAYQTPLSDYRITEGTPLSNPYWEYSRNKIACEEYLTQQYREHGFPITIVRPSHTYDERSIPLGVHGSGGSWQVAKRMLEHKPVIIHGDGTSLWTMTHNRDFAKGFIGLMGNIHAIGEAVHITSDETVTWNQIYEIIADSLGVKLNAVHVASEFLDACSTQDYRGGLLGDKANSVVFDNSKLKRLVPDYVATTRLDQGIKETVQHILAHPELQKEDKEFDIWCDKVIQALDAAANILVEK, via the coding sequence ATGAAAGCGCTTTTTATTGGAGGCACAGGTACCATCAGTTCTGCGATCACTCGTCAGCTTCTCGAACAAGGCTGTGAGCTGTATCTGCTCAATCGAGGGAATCGGAACGAAAGCTTTGCAGCAGGAGCAACGGTTCTGCAAGGGGATATTAATGATGAAGAACAGGTCGCTGGACTGATTCAGGATCTGCAGTTTGATGTCGTGGCGGATTTTATTGCATTTCATCCAGCTCATGTGGAGCGGGACTACCGCTTGTTTAAGGATAAAACCAAGCAGTATATGTTTATCAGCTCAGCTTCAGCATATCAGACACCGTTGTCGGACTACCGTATTACAGAGGGAACTCCACTATCCAATCCGTACTGGGAGTATTCCAGGAACAAGATCGCATGTGAAGAGTATCTAACACAGCAGTATCGGGAGCACGGATTCCCAATCACGATCGTTCGGCCAAGCCACACGTATGATGAAAGATCAATTCCGCTCGGCGTTCATGGCAGCGGCGGTTCATGGCAGGTTGCAAAGCGCATGCTTGAGCATAAGCCGGTCATTATTCATGGAGACGGTACATCATTATGGACGATGACCCATAATCGTGATTTTGCGAAAGGCTTTATCGGTCTAATGGGGAATATCCATGCCATTGGAGAAGCTGTCCATATTACCTCGGATGAGACGGTCACCTGGAATCAAATCTATGAAATTATAGCCGACAGCCTCGGTGTGAAGCTGAATGCCGTTCATGTGGCGTCGGAGTTTCTGGATGCGTGCAGCACTCAGGACTATAGAGGAGGTCTGCTTGGCGATAAAGCCAACTCCGTCGTGTTTGATAATTCCAAGCTGAAGCGACTGGTCCCTGATTATGTGGCTACGACTCGGCTGGATCAAGGGATCAAGGAGACTGTCCAACATATACTTGCACATCCAGAACTGCAAAAAGAGGATAAGGAATTTGATATTTGGTGCGATAAAGTAATTCAGGCCCTTGATGCGGCTGCAAATATACTCGTGGAAAAATAG
- a CDS encoding FAD-dependent monooxygenase: protein MTIKPTDQHYIDVLIAGAGPTGSTLAADLLRRGLRVRLVDKAAHAFKGSRAKGIQPRTQEVFEDLGVLEEAHNEGGPYPLAGLHIGPITIPWRMQMQSKPTPDIPYPNILLLPQLRTDAILHRLLERQGLCIEFNTSVEDFEQDADGVTVTLSTGEQIRSRYLVGADGGSSTVRKVLGTRFIGDTDESDRMIIIDATIDGLSSKRWHIWPRTQGKSVAACPLPHTNQFQVMIKLAPNETPDLHNTALAAHFYKLTGLKLHDITWSSIFRPNVRLAEHYRSGRIFVAGDAAHVHTPAGGQGLNTGVQDAYNLGWKLSQVIAGAPDRLLDSYENERLPIAAFVLGRSNELYSGLKQHRLSSLKRGDEERQLGISYHGGLLAPMEAPATKTLRVGDRAPDSTCIGQDGIRRLFNVYQGPHFTLLAFGANATKALHELTWPATGAKLHRYSVETHGRIDHNCIIDSTGNLNSIYGITRDTLVLIRPDGYIGSIITKDWHAAFDAAAKELTPPLQ from the coding sequence ATGACGATCAAACCCACCGACCAGCATTATATCGACGTACTTATTGCTGGAGCAGGTCCTACCGGCTCCACACTGGCTGCGGATTTACTCCGACGCGGCCTTCGCGTCCGTCTAGTCGACAAGGCAGCACATGCTTTTAAAGGCTCCCGTGCTAAGGGGATTCAACCCCGGACCCAGGAGGTCTTCGAAGACCTCGGCGTACTTGAAGAAGCTCACAATGAAGGCGGACCATACCCGCTTGCAGGACTCCACATCGGACCGATCACTATACCGTGGCGTATGCAAATGCAAAGCAAGCCAACTCCAGATATACCTTATCCAAATATCCTACTACTGCCACAGCTTCGTACTGACGCTATCTTGCACCGTCTCCTCGAACGTCAAGGACTATGTATTGAGTTTAATACCTCGGTGGAAGACTTTGAACAAGATGCAGATGGGGTGACAGTGACTCTCTCTACAGGAGAACAAATACGCAGCAGATATCTGGTCGGGGCCGACGGGGGTTCGAGCACCGTTCGAAAAGTACTGGGTACGCGATTCATCGGCGATACCGATGAATCCGACCGAATGATCATTATCGATGCTACAATTGATGGATTATCAAGCAAACGGTGGCATATATGGCCACGAACTCAAGGTAAATCTGTCGCAGCATGCCCCTTGCCCCACACGAACCAGTTCCAGGTTATGATTAAACTGGCACCAAACGAAACACCCGACCTTCACAATACCGCGTTGGCAGCCCATTTTTATAAGCTTACCGGTTTGAAGCTCCATGACATCACTTGGAGTTCGATATTCCGGCCAAACGTCAGGCTCGCTGAGCACTATCGCTCAGGAAGGATTTTCGTGGCCGGTGACGCCGCCCATGTCCATACTCCGGCTGGAGGGCAAGGTCTTAATACTGGAGTCCAGGACGCCTACAACCTCGGCTGGAAGCTCAGCCAGGTGATTGCAGGTGCTCCTGACCGTCTCCTTGACAGCTATGAGAACGAACGACTGCCAATTGCCGCATTCGTACTTGGCAGATCTAATGAGCTATACTCCGGACTCAAGCAGCATCGTCTATCCAGCCTTAAGCGAGGAGACGAAGAACGACAGCTCGGTATCTCTTATCATGGTGGTCTACTTGCACCAATGGAAGCACCTGCTACCAAAACCCTCCGTGTTGGTGACCGAGCACCGGACTCAACTTGTATCGGACAGGATGGGATACGGCGACTCTTTAACGTCTATCAAGGGCCGCACTTCACTCTGTTGGCCTTTGGAGCTAACGCTACCAAGGCACTTCACGAGCTGACGTGGCCAGCTACAGGTGCCAAACTACATCGCTACTCAGTGGAGACCCATGGCAGAATTGATCATAATTGCATCATTGACAGCACCGGTAATCTGAACAGTATCTATGGCATCACTAGAGACACATTAGTATTGATCCGACCAGATGGATACATTGGAAGCATTATTACGAAAGACTGGCATGCAGCTTTCGACGCTGCAGCCAAAGAGCTTACCCCACCACTACAATGA
- a CDS encoding MarR family transcriptional regulator, which yields MTDDLGVQKKDRLINELMGTVNALQQKFQGEEDEEKQWLIQNSPNPVIAELMKDMTVSMLHVLSAIGKLEPVNGITISKQFGFSKGNVSKITRRLADKKIIDFEYIPGNKKEVLFRTTSLGREINRLHEALHQKIDFGVHRFLQRYNEEELEFLVKVLHETWQTSWIYPETNENPNELSQSTSEVLGNPIVSKEMSEVTEMLNKLDSRDLKKAKAILHAVFFSE from the coding sequence ATGACAGATGATTTAGGAGTACAAAAAAAAGATCGACTTATAAACGAATTGATGGGAACAGTGAATGCTCTACAGCAAAAATTTCAAGGAGAAGAGGATGAAGAAAAACAGTGGCTTATTCAAAATAGTCCTAATCCAGTCATTGCAGAATTGATGAAGGATATGACTGTCAGTATGCTGCATGTGTTGAGCGCCATTGGTAAGCTTGAGCCTGTCAATGGGATAACGATATCGAAGCAATTCGGCTTTTCAAAAGGGAATGTTTCTAAAATCACGAGAAGATTGGCAGATAAAAAAATTATTGATTTTGAATATATTCCTGGAAATAAAAAGGAAGTTCTGTTTCGTACAACATCACTAGGCAGAGAAATTAATCGTTTGCATGAAGCATTGCATCAAAAAATAGATTTTGGGGTCCATCGATTCTTGCAGCGGTATAACGAAGAGGAGTTGGAATTTCTCGTTAAGGTTCTACATGAAACATGGCAGACATCATGGATTTATCCGGAGACAAATGAGAATCCAAATGAACTCAGCCAGAGTACAAGCGAAGTACTAGGTAATCCTATTGTTTCCAAGGAAATGAGCGAAGTCACTGAGATGCTAAATAAGCTGGATTCACGTGATTTAAAGAAAGCGAAAGCAATCCTTCATGCTGTATTTTTTTCGGAGTAG
- a CDS encoding sugar phosphate isomerase/epimerase family protein, translated as MSFTNKIGVISDSFQAGLKGGLVKAKEVGAEGVQIYAVSGEMAPENLTSTDRKQLRSYIADLELEISALCGDLGGHGFQDAAANREKIERSKRILDLAVELGTDVVTTHIGIVPDDVNSSIYSTMQEACEELGVYAKSMNAYFAIETGPERAAHLKSFLDSLSTNGVSVNFDPANMVMVTGDDPVEGVKLLKDYIVHTHVKDGRQTRPIDPKEVYGYLGYEGMTHEKIAEMASSGAAFLEVPLGEGQVDFDAYFAALQEIGYKGYLTIEREVGSTPEEDIKKAVQFIKKYRGY; from the coding sequence ATGTCTTTTACAAATAAGATCGGCGTCATATCGGATAGTTTCCAAGCAGGACTCAAGGGTGGTCTCGTAAAGGCCAAAGAGGTTGGTGCAGAGGGTGTGCAAATCTATGCGGTCTCTGGAGAAATGGCTCCTGAGAACTTAACAAGCACAGACCGTAAGCAGCTGCGCAGCTATATTGCTGACTTAGAGCTTGAAATCTCGGCACTATGCGGGGATTTAGGCGGACATGGCTTTCAGGATGCGGCAGCAAACCGTGAGAAGATCGAACGCTCGAAGCGCATTCTAGACCTCGCTGTGGAGCTGGGCACCGATGTGGTTACCACACATATTGGCATCGTCCCTGATGATGTAAACAGCTCTATTTACAGCACAATGCAGGAAGCCTGTGAAGAGCTTGGCGTCTATGCGAAGAGCATGAATGCCTATTTTGCAATCGAGACCGGCCCTGAACGCGCCGCCCATCTGAAGAGCTTCCTTGATTCTCTCAGTACAAACGGAGTGTCGGTCAACTTCGATCCTGCCAATATGGTCATGGTGACTGGCGATGATCCCGTCGAAGGTGTAAAGCTGCTCAAGGATTACATCGTTCATACGCATGTGAAGGACGGCAGGCAGACCCGACCTATTGATCCTAAGGAAGTATATGGCTACCTCGGCTATGAAGGGATGACGCATGAGAAGATTGCGGAGATGGCCTCCTCGGGAGCGGCCTTTTTAGAAGTGCCTCTTGGTGAAGGTCAGGTGGATTTTGATGCTTACTTTGCCGCTTTACAGGAGATTGGCTATAAAGGCTATCTGACGATTGAGCGCGAGGTTGGCAGTACACCGGAGGAAGATATTAAGAAGGCGGTTCAGTTTATTAAGAAGTATCGGGGATATTGA
- a CDS encoding sugar phosphate isomerase/epimerase family protein, producing MKLGLSTYSLYQALNSGKMTVEDVIDFTADHGGEHVEIVPLGYNLTEQPELIDTIVSKAAARGLEISNYAIGANFLLNDQDAYEQEIARVQREVDIAHRLGVKLMRHDVASSPDVSIANFNAHLEQLANACRRIAEYAASYGITTSVENHGFFIQQSDRVQALIHAVGLPNFKTTLDIGNFLCADEQPIAAVKNNLPYASIVHIKDFYVRPAGQYPGEGFFTSTAGQYLRGAVAGQGDLPMRDIIKMIKSSGYDGYLSLEFEGLEDCELGSRAGLANVRRIWDEV from the coding sequence ATGAAGCTCGGACTCAGCACTTACAGCCTGTATCAGGCACTGAACAGCGGTAAAATGACGGTCGAAGATGTCATTGACTTCACTGCGGATCATGGCGGAGAACATGTGGAGATTGTTCCGCTCGGCTATAATCTCACAGAGCAGCCTGAGCTGATTGATACCATCGTATCCAAAGCCGCTGCCCGTGGACTCGAAATATCTAACTATGCGATCGGTGCTAATTTTCTGCTGAATGACCAGGATGCTTATGAACAGGAGATCGCCAGAGTGCAGCGAGAGGTAGATATCGCACACCGGCTTGGCGTCAAATTAATGCGTCATGATGTCGCCTCATCCCCGGATGTATCCATCGCTAATTTCAATGCTCATTTGGAGCAGCTGGCGAATGCTTGCCGCCGTATTGCAGAATATGCAGCTTCATATGGAATCACGACGAGTGTGGAGAATCATGGGTTCTTCATCCAGCAAAGCGACCGTGTACAGGCGCTGATTCATGCTGTAGGGCTGCCTAATTTCAAAACAACACTGGACATCGGAAACTTCCTGTGTGCCGACGAGCAGCCCATTGCTGCTGTGAAGAACAACCTCCCTTATGCTTCCATTGTGCATATCAAGGACTTCTATGTCCGTCCGGCAGGGCAGTATCCAGGGGAAGGCTTCTTCACCTCTACAGCAGGCCAATATTTACGCGGTGCAGTCGCCGGTCAAGGAGATCTTCCGATGCGTGATATTATCAAGATGATCAAATCCTCTGGTTATGACGGCTATCTGAGCCTCGAATTCGAAGGATTGGAAGACTGCGAATTGGGTTCGAGAGCAGGACTCGCCAACGTAAGAAGAATATGGGACGAAGTCTGA
- a CDS encoding Gfo/Idh/MocA family protein: MSTLKVGVIGAGSISQYHLTPYKNNPNVTLLAVCDMNLDRAQKTAEEYGAPHAYSDYNELLANEEIDAVSICTWNDTHAEISIAALKAGKHVLVEKPLCRTVEEALKIQQAVKESGKILQVGFVRRYDPNAQMLRAFADNGEFGEIYYAKASYIRRLGNPGGWFADSRRSGGGPLIDIGVHVIDLCWYMMGRPKVKSVSGNTYRKLGNRSNIKNLSSYKAADYSAESNDVEDLANALIRFENGATLLVDVSFTLHAKENEGVVKLYGDKGGFEIDPEVVIVTEKNDTIINIKPQTDSKGFQFEKAFQSEIDHFVECVQTGKQPISPVEDGVEIMKILRGIYESASTGKEVYL; encoded by the coding sequence ATGAGTACACTAAAAGTTGGCGTCATTGGCGCAGGCAGCATCTCTCAATATCACTTAACTCCTTATAAAAATAATCCGAATGTAACACTTCTCGCGGTCTGTGATATGAATCTGGACAGAGCACAAAAAACAGCCGAAGAATACGGAGCTCCACACGCCTACAGCGATTATAACGAGCTGTTGGCCAATGAGGAGATCGATGCTGTCAGCATCTGTACCTGGAATGATACTCATGCCGAGATCAGCATCGCCGCTCTCAAGGCTGGCAAGCATGTCCTCGTGGAGAAGCCCCTCTGCCGGACGGTGGAAGAAGCTCTAAAGATCCAGCAGGCGGTTAAAGAATCCGGCAAAATACTTCAAGTCGGATTTGTCCGCAGATACGATCCGAATGCGCAGATGCTTAGAGCTTTTGCAGACAACGGAGAATTCGGTGAGATTTATTATGCCAAAGCTTCCTATATCCGCAGACTCGGTAATCCGGGCGGCTGGTTCGCAGATTCAAGACGCTCCGGCGGAGGTCCGCTGATTGATATCGGCGTCCATGTCATTGATCTCTGCTGGTACATGATGGGCAGACCCAAAGTAAAATCCGTCAGCGGCAACACCTACCGCAAATTAGGCAACCGATCCAATATCAAAAATCTATCCTCTTATAAAGCAGCAGACTACAGTGCGGAGAGTAATGATGTCGAGGATTTGGCCAATGCACTGATTCGGTTTGAAAATGGTGCTACATTGCTTGTAGATGTGAGCTTCACACTGCATGCCAAAGAAAATGAAGGTGTTGTTAAGCTCTATGGTGACAAGGGTGGATTCGAAATCGATCCGGAAGTCGTCATTGTTACAGAGAAAAACGATACGATTATAAACATCAAGCCTCAGACCGACAGCAAGGGCTTCCAGTTTGAGAAAGCGTTCCAGAGCGAGATTGACCATTTTGTAGAGTGTGTACAGACGGGCAAGCAGCCGATCAGCCCAGTTGAGGACGGCGTAGAGATTATGAAGATCCTTCGCGGCATTTACGAATCTGCCAGCACAGGGAAGGAAGTGTACTTATGA
- a CDS encoding AraC family transcriptional regulator, with amino-acid sequence MLRNAALREPMDMPDPHFPIKLHHCEYREKGQTLFPPHFHEHMEILYFVHGEAEIECNSQVTHAKAGDLIILNSNDLHYGINLSGDLLYNALIADFSLLQSPSPDAVETKFITPMTQNNVMFRNHITDDEELRGAFELIKHEFRNRELGYELAIKSSMYRMLTILFRKYVAEYMPLSVFNSRTKNLTRFAPVFKYIEEHYLEELSVEQLARMANLSRFHFSRLFSELTNKTVTDYINQFRINKSEYLLRNTEMTISEVALAAGYNDISYFSRTFKKYKHVPPSSIRGQ; translated from the coding sequence ATGCTTAGAAACGCTGCGTTGCGGGAACCTATGGACATGCCGGATCCACACTTTCCGATCAAGCTTCATCATTGTGAGTACAGAGAGAAGGGGCAGACGCTGTTCCCTCCACATTTTCACGAGCATATGGAGATTTTGTATTTTGTACACGGCGAAGCGGAAATCGAATGCAATTCGCAGGTCACTCATGCCAAGGCTGGAGACTTAATTATTCTGAACAGCAACGATCTGCACTATGGGATCAACTTGTCCGGTGATCTGCTGTATAATGCCCTCATTGCTGATTTTTCGTTGCTGCAGAGTCCATCGCCGGATGCGGTGGAGACCAAATTCATTACGCCGATGACACAGAATAATGTGATGTTCAGGAATCATATTACAGATGATGAGGAGCTGCGAGGTGCGTTTGAGCTGATCAAACACGAGTTCCGCAATAGAGAGCTGGGATATGAGCTTGCCATTAAATCCAGCATGTACCGTATGCTGACGATCCTGTTCCGTAAATATGTTGCTGAATATATGCCGCTGTCGGTGTTTAACAGCCGTACCAAGAATCTGACGCGATTTGCTCCGGTCTTCAAATACATAGAGGAGCATTATTTGGAGGAGCTGTCGGTAGAGCAGCTGGCCCGGATGGCCAATTTGTCGCGGTTTCATTTCAGCCGATTGTTTAGCGAGCTCACGAACAAGACAGTAACCGATTATATTAATCAATTCCGAATCAACAAATCGGAGTATCTGCTCCGTAACACGGAAATGACGATCTCGGAGGTCGCTCTTGCAGCCGGATATAATGATATTTCTTACTTCAGCAGAACGTTTAAGAAGTATAAGCACGTACCGCCCTCCAGCATTCGAGGTCAATAA
- a CDS encoding NCS2 family permease, producing the protein MERWFKLKERGTSVSTEIIAGITTFFTMVYIVVVNPGILSSTGMDFNGVFIATVLASIVATLIMGLWANYPIVMAPAMGLNAFFAYSVVAGSGVSWQIALGAVFVAGILFIILSLTSFRYMLLNAIPESLKHAITAGIGLFITTVGLQNAGIIAASESTLITIGNLSEPMAYLTIIGLLITVVLMAYNVKGYLFIGMVITAIIAWIMGLFQMPESIVSLPQGFTTTAFQLDIAGVFSNGLYTVIFTFLLITLFDTTGTMLGVAEQAGLMKDGKFPRSRGALLADAVGTTSGALFGTSPTSAYIESSTGVAAGGRTGLTAVVVSVLLALTLFFSPIISVISGIPAITSPALIIVGYFMINIISKIKWNDLEEAFPAFLIIILTPLTHSIATGIGVGFIFYPVLKLLRGKGKDVHPIFYIFAVLFFIQLVFLDH; encoded by the coding sequence ATGGAAAGATGGTTCAAATTAAAAGAAAGAGGCACTAGTGTCTCAACCGAGATTATAGCCGGAATTACGACATTCTTTACGATGGTCTATATCGTGGTCGTCAATCCAGGTATTCTGAGCAGCACAGGAATGGATTTTAACGGTGTGTTTATTGCGACAGTCCTTGCAAGTATTGTGGCCACACTGATTATGGGATTATGGGCTAACTATCCAATTGTTATGGCGCCTGCCATGGGATTAAATGCATTCTTTGCATACAGTGTTGTAGCTGGCAGCGGCGTTTCGTGGCAAATTGCACTGGGTGCGGTATTTGTTGCAGGTATACTATTCATTATTCTATCACTAACTTCATTCCGCTACATGCTGCTTAATGCAATTCCAGAAAGTCTAAAGCATGCGATTACGGCAGGGATTGGCTTGTTTATTACAACGGTTGGACTGCAAAATGCAGGCATCATCGCAGCTTCCGAGTCTACGCTGATTACAATAGGGAATCTGTCCGAGCCTATGGCGTATCTGACAATCATCGGCCTGCTGATTACCGTTGTACTGATGGCTTACAACGTAAAAGGTTATCTATTCATCGGTATGGTGATTACCGCGATTATTGCCTGGATCATGGGACTATTCCAAATGCCGGAATCCATCGTGTCCCTGCCGCAGGGCTTCACGACTACTGCATTCCAGCTGGACATTGCTGGTGTATTCTCAAACGGTTTATATACGGTCATATTTACATTCCTGCTGATTACCCTGTTTGATACAACGGGCACAATGCTCGGTGTTGCTGAACAGGCAGGGCTGATGAAGGATGGGAAATTCCCGCGGTCCCGCGGTGCGCTGTTGGCTGATGCAGTCGGAACGACTTCGGGCGCATTGTTCGGAACAAGCCCGACATCGGCTTATATTGAGTCAAGCACAGGGGTTGCTGCCGGAGGAAGAACAGGACTCACGGCTGTAGTCGTATCCGTTCTGCTTGCATTAACCTTGTTCTTCTCACCTATTATTAGTGTAATCTCAGGTATCCCGGCTATTACATCGCCAGCGCTGATTATCGTCGGTTACTTTATGATCAACATTATTAGTAAGATCAAGTGGAATGATCTTGAGGAGGCCTTCCCGGCATTTCTTATTATCATTCTTACTCCGCTGACACATAGTATTGCAACAGGAATCGGGGTAGGGTTTATCTTCTATCCGGTACTCAAGCTGCTGCGCGGAAAAGGCAAGGATGTTCATCCGATATTCTACATCTTCGCGGTATTGTTCTTCATCCAGCTTGTCTTCCTGGATCATTAA
- a CDS encoding cellulase family glycosylhydrolase, with translation MVLHKKRSKSLLALAMVPALVISLFTSVAFADKQQEAEPVAKNKLQAYVDDMQPGWNLGNSLDAVGADETAWGNPKITKELIEEIADQGYKSIRIPVTWDSHIGEAPNYTIEPAYLERVEQVVDWALDEDLYVMVNVHHDSWLWISHMETKHDEVLARYNAIWTQVADHFKDHSNKLMFESVNEPRFSDGGTTDEEKMFDMLKELNLSFHSILRESGGKNAERPLVLSTLEASPTQERMDELYATITELNDPNIIATVHYYGFWPFSVNIAGYTHFEKDTKNDIIQTFDNVHNTFVAKGIPVILGEYGLLGFDQSTAVIEQGEKLKFFEFLTHYLNEKDVTHMLWDNGQHMNRTTYEWSDLDFFNMMKESWKGRSATAETDLIFVEKDADVKDANIQLELNGNKLTKLSVDGKNLKKFKDYVVSEDVLTIKASKLEELTASGEYGVNSVITAEFNKGADWKFRVITNSTPVLQDAEGTTEFFAIPVSFNGDLLATMEAKYTDGTVAGPQNWTSFKEFEYTFSPSYDKGEIVLKPNFFNETKDGEVVLTFHFWSGEVITYTITKNGTSVTGSAS, from the coding sequence ATGGTATTGCACAAAAAGCGTTCGAAGAGCTTACTCGCACTTGCAATGGTTCCAGCACTTGTCATTTCTTTATTCACATCTGTTGCCTTTGCGGACAAGCAGCAGGAAGCAGAGCCAGTGGCCAAAAATAAACTACAGGCTTATGTAGATGACATGCAGCCCGGATGGAATCTGGGGAACTCCCTGGATGCCGTCGGAGCGGATGAAACAGCCTGGGGCAATCCGAAAATTACGAAAGAGCTGATTGAGGAAATTGCAGACCAAGGATATAAGAGTATTCGTATCCCAGTGACCTGGGACAGCCATATCGGTGAAGCTCCGAACTACACCATTGAGCCTGCTTATCTGGAGCGGGTTGAACAAGTTGTAGATTGGGCTTTGGATGAAGATCTGTATGTCATGGTTAACGTCCATCATGATTCCTGGTTATGGATCAGCCACATGGAGACGAAGCATGACGAAGTCCTTGCTCGGTACAACGCGATCTGGACCCAAGTAGCAGACCACTTCAAAGATCATTCCAACAAATTGATGTTTGAAAGCGTTAACGAGCCGCGCTTCTCCGACGGTGGAACGACAGATGAAGAGAAGATGTTCGATATGCTGAAAGAACTGAATTTGTCCTTCCACAGCATTCTGCGTGAATCCGGCGGCAAGAATGCAGAACGACCGCTTGTTCTATCAACCTTAGAGGCTTCGCCTACACAGGAGAGAATGGATGAGCTGTATGCCACAATTACAGAGCTGAATGATCCTAATATTATCGCAACCGTTCATTATTATGGATTTTGGCCGTTTAGTGTGAACATTGCGGGTTATACCCATTTTGAAAAGGATACGAAGAACGATATTATCCAAACCTTTGATAATGTCCACAATACGTTTGTTGCCAAAGGAATTCCGGTCATTCTTGGTGAGTATGGACTTCTTGGCTTTGACCAAAGCACGGCTGTAATCGAGCAGGGTGAGAAGCTGAAATTCTTCGAGTTCCTGACGCATTATCTGAATGAAAAAGATGTAACTCACATGCTATGGGATAACGGCCAGCATATGAATAGAACAACCTACGAATGGTCTGATCTCGACTTCTTCAATATGATGAAGGAAAGCTGGAAGGGACGGTCGGCAACGGCTGAGACTGACCTGATCTTTGTCGAAAAAGATGCGGATGTGAAGGATGCAAACATCCAGCTGGAGCTGAACGGCAATAAGCTGACGAAGCTGAGTGTGGACGGCAAGAATTTGAAGAAATTTAAAGACTATGTGGTAAGTGAGGATGTTCTTACGATCAAAGCAAGCAAGCTTGAAGAACTGACCGCTTCCGGTGAGTATGGTGTGAACAGCGTCATTACAGCTGAATTCAACAAAGGCGCAGACTGGAAATTCAGAGTCATTACGAACAGTACACCTGTGCTGCAGGATGCGGAAGGAACGACAGAGTTCTTCGCTATTCCGGTATCCTTTAACGGAGATCTGCTGGCAACGATGGAAGCGAAATATACGGATGGCACCGTAGCTGGTCCACAGAATTGGACCTCCTTCAAGGAATTCGAGTATACCTTCTCTCCTTCCTATGATAAGGGCGAAATCGTGTTGAAGCCTAACTTCTTCAATGAGACGAAGGATGGTGAGGTGGTTCTTACCTTCCATTTCTGGAGCGGAGAAGTGATCACTTATACGATTACGAAGAATGGCACAAGTGTAACAGGATCGGCTTCCTAA